The window TCTCATTGATGAAACAAAAGATTGAACAGGGATTATACGTTTTGAAAGCTTAGGGTTGAGTGTCAGATTTTTTTTCAGTTTTGAGAATGCATAATGTGTCGGCTCAAATGAATATACCCTTCCTAAGCCGGCCAATTTTGCATAGTGCAATGACATTATTCCGCAATTGGCACCGATATCCAGCACTGTTGAGTTGTCCGGAAGCTGAAGAACTCTGTTGTTATAAGTGTGTTCCTGGAATTTACCAAAAACGAACAGAGACAGATCTATTCCTTCAGTTAAGTCTATATGGTATTTAATATCGTTGCGGGTTATGGTCCTTTGTCTGTCTCTTAAAAAAATAGTGACCAGCCTGTAAAGTATCTTCCCGATGGTGATATTTATTTTTGTCAGGGGGAGACGCTTGACAAACGGAACCTTGTATGAGGCTTTTACTGAAACAGTAGTAAGCTTGGCAATGTAGTTGCTGTGTAGTTTAGTAAATAAATTTTGCATAAACGCAATAAAGGTATATTGTTTGCAAAATGGATTGATATTCAATTACAATAAACAGCATTATAGTGTCAACAATTGTTTTTCTGTAACTTTTTTTCTGAAAAGTTAACCCGTTGTATTCCTTGACTCTCTTATATTGATATTCTATTTTAGGAATATATGTTCTCCTTATTAACCTGAACCTTGTGTGTGACGAATAGTCCACATGCTTTTTTATTTAAGGAGTCTTTGATTGTACAAGGGTAAGCGTGTTTCAGTTATTCTTCCCACATATAATGAGAAGGATTCCATAAGGATGGTGATCAACGATTTTTTTGACACCGGCTATGTGGATGAAGTCCTAGTTATTAACAACAATGCAGCTCCCGGCACAGACAAGGAAGTGGCGCAGACTGCTGCGCTGCAGATATTTGAAACAAAACAGGGGTACGGTTTTGCAACGCAGCGCGGACTTGCTGAAGCTAAAGGCGACCTCTTGGTGATATGCGAGCCTGACGGAACATTTTTCGGACATGATATTATAAAGCTCCTTGCATATTCCGAGGATTTTGATGTTGTTTTCGGCACAAGGACCACTTCAAAGCTCATACTTGAAGGCGCCAATATGGGTTTTTTTCTGAGGATAGGCAACTGGGCGGTTGCAAAGCTGATGGAGGCTCTTTTCCTTACCAGCGCACTTACGGATGTGGGATGTACAATGCGTCTTCTTTCGCGCAACGCATATGATAAAATTAAATCCCAGTTTACTATAGGCGCATCCCACTTTGGACCTGAGCTTATGTGCCTTGTGATAACAAACAGAATAAGTTTTATGGAAATCCCTGTAAAATATGCACCGAGAGTAGGTGTATCTTCAGTGACAGGTAACAAATTTGTCGCTTTCTCCCTCGGGATGAGAATGATACTGCTCATTTTGAAGTACAGGATTAGAAGCCTTTTTTCCATTAGTCCGAAATAAAAATCATAATGGCAATTTCTAACTGGGTTAACGTCGCAAGAAGTTACTGGTGGAGCAAAAGCCCTCCATATCTGATATTCCAGATTACATCAGGATGCAATTCGAGGTGTCTTACCTGTTTTAACTGGGAAAAAATCGGAGAACATCCTTCAAAAGAGGATTTGACATTAGATGAGATAGAGAAGATTTCACGAAATTACGGGAGGCTTTTACAGCTTACTCTTGGAGGAGGAGAACCATTTCTTCGTAATGATATAGACCAGATATGCAGTATATTTAACCGTTACAGTTCAGTACAGCATATTACCATACCGACTAACGCCCTGCTTCCTGAGCGGGTTGCCGCAAAGGTAGAAGCCATACTTAAAACCTGTTCACTCAATTATCTGAGAATAGGGCTTTCCCTTGATGCGATAGGAGAAGAACATGACAGGATCAGAGGTGTGCCAGGAAACTATGAAAAACTGGTCGAGACATATAATGCTCTTGTCCCGCTTAAAAAGAAATTCAGGAATCTTGGGGTCGAAGTGAGCTCTGTGCTTTCAGCTCTTAACTGTGATTCGATTATGAATACAATAGACGTTGTAAAAAAGGAGTTTCCCCACATTGATAAACATGCCTTAGTCATGATTCGGGGAGATGCGCGGGTAGCTGAGACAAAAAGTGTTTCTCCTGAAAAGTATCGTGAAGTTATAAAATATCTTTCCATGGAAAATGTCAGTGAAGATGAAGGGAAGTTTATTCCACGTTTTTTTAAGGCAGTGTTTAACCTGAATACCCAGATGGTATATGATGATTTAAAGGGTAATGGCTGGGAAATAACATGCCTTGCAGGCGAAAAGCTTCTTATAATAACCTCTAATGGTGATGTTTATCCGTGCGAGATTCTCGGTACAAAACTTGGCAATCTCAGGGAATATGGATATGATGTTTCTTCGATTATGGGTTTATCTGACTCAAAGGAAGTAATAAACAAAATAAAGAGGGATAAGTGCTCTTGCTCCTTCGAATGTGCCATACATGCGAGCCTGATTTTTGACCTAAAGAATTTTCCGCGCATACTTTTAAAAATGATAAAATCAAATTAAGATAACAAAAATTTCTCCATAAAATGAATAAAATTTATCTTACAGGTGCAGGAGGTTTTATAGGAAGCAGGTTTCTCGAATTCATGGTGAAAACTGGTTTTGCGGGGGAGATAATTTGTCCTGTAAGGGGAGATTATGCATTCAAGGTAAATGAAATAAATAAATCAGCGAATTTTTATAGTGCTGATTTGAACGATAAGGATTCTGTTGCACGCGGGATGAAAGGATGTGATACGGTATTTCATTTTGCTGCAAAAGCAAGCATGCGGAAAGGAAAGGGGACATATAGCACAAATGTGATAGGAACAAAAAACATTGTTGACGCTGCTAATGATTCAGGGAGTGTAAAAAAAATAATTTTCCTGAGTACTATTTGGGCTGTTGACAGAAGTCCTTATGATACTTGCAGCGTACCCCTTGATGATGATTCAGAATGCATCCCTTCAACGGCATATGGCAGATCAAAGTATGAGGGGGAGCTAATTATAAAGAAATCAGGCATTCCCTATGTAATCTTTAGGCTTCCCCCAGTGTATGGCCCAGGAAGCAAACCGAATTATTTCGTGTCAAGGTTGATACTGGGTATAAAAAACTCTAATCCTCTTTACAGGATCGCTTTTCCTGCGAAGATTAGCCTTTTATATATAGATGACATTGTCGAAGCATGTTATCTTTCCGGAATGAAAGATGATATACGTAATGGAGCTTTTTTTTTAAGTAGCAGTAATGCTGTTTCAATCTCTGATATCATAAAAGAGATTATAAAAGAGCTTGGATTAAGTACGGCACCTCTGGATATTAATGAAGGGCTTGTAAAGCTTCTTAAGTCGGCCTTTTGCTCGAAGGCATTGAGGCACATTGTACCGCCAGAATGGAAGTCGATTATATTGGACTACCTTGTGTGTGATTCATCGGGGTTTAAGAAAGTCTCGGGTTTTCAGCCTTCTGTTGATATGAAAGAAGGAATTTGTGAAACTGTAAAGTGGTACCGTGAATCAGGATGGCCGCAATAAGAGGAGAATCGGTTATGGATGATGAAACACATATAATGTTTGAGAATATATTTGCGGACCTTTTCACTCCTGAGGAGATTGAAAAAAGGAAGAATCTCTGGAAAATATTGTGCCGTGATTTTTTCGAGAAATTCATTAAAAAAGACGACGTGGTTCTTGACCTTGGAGCAGGTTACTGTGAGTTTATAAATAATGTGAGATGCGGCAAAAAATATGCTGTTGATCAGCACACTCACCCTCAGAAATATGCGAACAGTGACGTTAAAGTGATTATCTCAAATAGTTCTTCCATCACTGAGATTGAAGATGAATCAATCGATGTGGTTTTTGTAAGCAACTTCTGGGAGCATATGAGGGACAGGGATGAGCTTAAGGCTACGCTAAGGGAAGTAAGACGGATGATGAAAAAGGATGGCAGGCTTATAGTTCTTCAGCCCAATATCAGGTATTGTTATAAGCTCTACTGGGATTTTTTTGATCATGTTATTCCCTTGAGCCACAAGAGTATGGAGGAAATATTGAAGTTTATGGGATTCAGGATAGAGTACCTTAAACCTAAGTTTCTTCCTTACAGCACAAAGTCTCGTTATCCGAAACATCCGTTTTTTGTAAAAACTTATCTGAAACTTCCTTTCCTCCATTATATTTTCGGAAAGCAGATGGTTGTCGTAGCGGGAAAGAGGTAAAAAATGAAAACTCTTTTTATATCAAAGGGACAGGAAACATTAGCAGTAGAATACCTCGCTTCAGTGCTGAAATCGAAAGGGCATACTGTTAAGCTCCTGTTTGATCCCGGCATCGACGATAACATGGGATTCTGGGATATTTCGCTTCTGAGAAAGATTAATCCCAATAACCTCTTCATTGAAGAAATGATATCCTTTGCTCCTGATCTTGTCGCATTATCTTGTCCTCTCAATATGTATCCCTTTGTAAGAAACTCTGCGCGCATGGTTAAAGAGCATCTGGGTGATGTCCCGGTTCTTGTAGGGGGCGGCCATCCTACGACGGCTCCGGAGTATGTCCTTTCAGATCCGAATATAGATATGGTCTGTATCGGCGAGGGTGAAGAGCCAATAGCAGATTTGGCGCAGAGGATTGAAGATAAAAAGAGTTATAATGACGTAGAAAACCTATGGGTGAAAACTGCGAGCGGTATTGTAAAAAATCCTATCAGACCCCTTTTGCAGGATCTGGATTCTCTGCCTTTCCCTGACAGGGAGATTTTTTATTCTTATGGCTGCTTTGCCGGAAATCTCTATTTTATAGCAGGCAGAGGATGTCCTTTCCAGTGCACCTATTGCTGTCAGCACACATTCAAGGAGATATACAAGGGAAAAGGAAAGTATATCAGGCTACGCAGTGTTGATAATATCATGAAAGAACTTGAATATGGTGTAAGAAGGTACAATGTGAAACACATCCATTCAGAGGATGATACATTTGCTTTTGACCATGACTGGACTAAAGAATTCTGCAGGGAATATAAGAAAAGGATACATGTTCCGTTTTACTGCCATGTAAGACCTGGAACATTAAATGAAGGAGTTCTGGCTGACCTTGCTGACGCAGGTTGTGTAGGGGTTTTCTTCGGGGTTGATTGCGGCAATTATGAAATGAGAAGGGATATATTGAAACGCCCTGTAACAGATGATGTCATTATTGAACAGGCAAAGCTTGTTAAAAAAGCAGGAATAAAGATTTCATGCTCATCCATGTTCGGACTTCCCGGAGAGACTCCCGGGCAGATGTATGAGACATTCAATATGATAAAAGGGATTGAAAGCGATTTTGCCTATGCCACAATCTATTATCCGTTTTATGGGACGGAACTCTTCCAGTACGCAGTTGACAACGGCTATCTTGATGAAAAAACTGTTGCATTGATAAAGGATGGGAAAGGATCTCTCTATGGTGAGCCTCTTATAAAGACTGAATACAAGGACACGGCAATGCTTCTTAAGAATATGCTGCCGTCTTATATGAGGTTTAAAGGATTGAGGTTCATTTTTGATTTAATCT is drawn from Candidatus Schekmanbacteria bacterium and contains these coding sequences:
- a CDS encoding radical SAM protein is translated as MKTLFISKGQETLAVEYLASVLKSKGHTVKLLFDPGIDDNMGFWDISLLRKINPNNLFIEEMISFAPDLVALSCPLNMYPFVRNSARMVKEHLGDVPVLVGGGHPTTAPEYVLSDPNIDMVCIGEGEEPIADLAQRIEDKKSYNDVENLWVKTASGIVKNPIRPLLQDLDSLPFPDREIFYSYGCFAGNLYFIAGRGCPFQCTYCCQHTFKEIYKGKGKYIRLRSVDNIMKELEYGVRRYNVKHIHSEDDTFAFDHDWTKEFCREYKKRIHVPFYCHVRPGTLNEGVLADLADAGCVGVFFGVDCGNYEMRRDILKRPVTDDVIIEQAKLVKKAGIKISCSSMFGLPGETPGQMYETFNMIKGIESDFAYATIYYPFYGTELFQYAVDNGYLDEKTVALIKDGKGSLYGEPLIKTEYKDTAMLLKNMLPSYMRFKGLRFIFDLILKSKSCSLAKLINLFFTPFSYASIGKLKRKEMASVFLKFIAYKLRIISLHKLAAGKE
- a CDS encoding FkbM family methyltransferase; translated protein: MQNLFTKLHSNYIAKLTTVSVKASYKVPFVKRLPLTKINITIGKILYRLVTIFLRDRQRTITRNDIKYHIDLTEGIDLSLFVFGKFQEHTYNNRVLQLPDNSTVLDIGANCGIMSLHYAKLAGLGRVYSFEPTHYAFSKLKKNLTLNPKLSKRIIPVQSFVSSMRSDAPVIKAYASWKVDNSGNGDRHPVHWGIEKPSDGVKAVTIDDFCKEQNIRSIDFIKIDTDGHEMEVLKGSRKIISKCRPTILFELGVFMMEERELNFFSYYDFFRSLDYRLFNNTKTKEITIHNHFKYIPLKGGTDILAIPNEKAQ
- a CDS encoding methyltransferase domain-containing protein, with translation MDDETHIMFENIFADLFTPEEIEKRKNLWKILCRDFFEKFIKKDDVVLDLGAGYCEFINNVRCGKKYAVDQHTHPQKYANSDVKVIISNSSSITEIEDESIDVVFVSNFWEHMRDRDELKATLREVRRMMKKDGRLIVLQPNIRYCYKLYWDFFDHVIPLSHKSMEEILKFMGFRIEYLKPKFLPYSTKSRYPKHPFFVKTYLKLPFLHYIFGKQMVVVAGKR
- a CDS encoding NAD-dependent epimerase/dehydratase family protein, translating into MNKIYLTGAGGFIGSRFLEFMVKTGFAGEIICPVRGDYAFKVNEINKSANFYSADLNDKDSVARGMKGCDTVFHFAAKASMRKGKGTYSTNVIGTKNIVDAANDSGSVKKIIFLSTIWAVDRSPYDTCSVPLDDDSECIPSTAYGRSKYEGELIIKKSGIPYVIFRLPPVYGPGSKPNYFVSRLILGIKNSNPLYRIAFPAKISLLYIDDIVEACYLSGMKDDIRNGAFFLSSSNAVSISDIIKEIIKELGLSTAPLDINEGLVKLLKSAFCSKALRHIVPPEWKSIILDYLVCDSSGFKKVSGFQPSVDMKEGICETVKWYRESGWPQ
- a CDS encoding radical SAM protein, with amino-acid sequence MAISNWVNVARSYWWSKSPPYLIFQITSGCNSRCLTCFNWEKIGEHPSKEDLTLDEIEKISRNYGRLLQLTLGGGEPFLRNDIDQICSIFNRYSSVQHITIPTNALLPERVAAKVEAILKTCSLNYLRIGLSLDAIGEEHDRIRGVPGNYEKLVETYNALVPLKKKFRNLGVEVSSVLSALNCDSIMNTIDVVKKEFPHIDKHALVMIRGDARVAETKSVSPEKYREVIKYLSMENVSEDEGKFIPRFFKAVFNLNTQMVYDDLKGNGWEITCLAGEKLLIITSNGDVYPCEILGTKLGNLREYGYDVSSIMGLSDSKEVINKIKRDKCSCSFECAIHASLIFDLKNFPRILLKMIKSN
- a CDS encoding glycosyltransferase family 2 protein, coding for MYKGKRVSVILPTYNEKDSIRMVINDFFDTGYVDEVLVINNNAAPGTDKEVAQTAALQIFETKQGYGFATQRGLAEAKGDLLVICEPDGTFFGHDIIKLLAYSEDFDVVFGTRTTSKLILEGANMGFFLRIGNWAVAKLMEALFLTSALTDVGCTMRLLSRNAYDKIKSQFTIGASHFGPELMCLVITNRISFMEIPVKYAPRVGVSSVTGNKFVAFSLGMRMILLILKYRIRSLFSISPK